From Chthoniobacterales bacterium, one genomic window encodes:
- a CDS encoding DUF433 domain-containing protein: protein MFPFMERITINPKQCGGRPCIRGMRIRVIDVLDLLANGLTPEEVLSELPDLEPE from the coding sequence ATCTTTCCATTCATGGAGCGCATCACGATAAATCCAAAGCAATGCGGCGGCCGTCCTTGCATCCGCGGCATGCGCATCCGCGTGATCGATGTCCTTGATCTCCTGGCCAATGGGTTGACGCCGGAGGAAGTGCTGTCCGAATTGCCGGACCTCGAACCCGAAG